From a single Methylobacterium oryzae genomic region:
- a CDS encoding YeiH family protein yields MTVRTAVPDRSGAAPTGSRGASAWAGAAGTLLPGLLLCLGITAVAQALQAGEEHLTGHPYVEALVLAILLGTAVRTAWVPGARFKAGIAFSAKQVLEVAVTLLGAAVSLGAIVASGPALLAGIVGAVALTILASCALCRALGLPVRMALLIACGNAICGNSAIAAVAPVIGADNRDVAAAIAFTAVLGVLMVLGLPLFVPLVGFSEHQYGVLAGLTVYAVPQVLAATVPVGPLATQVGTLVKLVRVLMLGPVVLALSLLAPRLPAAGATAEPAGGSAPGSARRRPGFFKLVPWFILGFLALASLRSLGLIPDAWVAPISRLAGFLTIVSMAALGLGVDVRVLAQVGGRVTVAVTASLLVLLAIAVLLIRGLGIG; encoded by the coding sequence ATGACCGTCAGAACCGCCGTGCCGGACCGGTCCGGGGCCGCGCCGACCGGGTCGCGGGGGGCCTCCGCCTGGGCCGGGGCGGCCGGCACCCTGCTCCCGGGCCTGCTCCTGTGCCTGGGCATCACCGCGGTGGCGCAGGCTCTGCAGGCCGGCGAGGAGCACCTGACCGGCCATCCCTACGTCGAGGCGCTGGTGCTGGCCATCCTGCTGGGGACGGCCGTGCGGACCGCCTGGGTGCCGGGCGCGCGCTTCAAGGCCGGGATCGCCTTCTCGGCCAAGCAGGTGCTGGAAGTGGCCGTCACGCTGCTCGGCGCCGCGGTCAGCCTCGGGGCGATCGTCGCCTCGGGCCCGGCGCTGCTGGCCGGCATCGTCGGGGCGGTGGCGCTGACCATCCTGGCGAGCTGCGCGCTCTGCCGCGCCCTGGGCCTGCCGGTGCGCATGGCGCTGCTGATCGCCTGCGGCAACGCCATCTGCGGCAACTCGGCGATCGCCGCGGTGGCGCCGGTGATCGGGGCGGACAACCGGGACGTGGCGGCGGCCATCGCCTTCACGGCGGTGCTGGGCGTGCTGATGGTGCTGGGCCTGCCGCTGTTCGTGCCGCTCGTCGGCTTCAGCGAGCACCAGTACGGCGTGCTCGCGGGCCTGACCGTCTACGCGGTGCCGCAGGTGCTGGCCGCGACCGTCCCGGTGGGCCCGCTCGCCACGCAGGTGGGCACACTCGTCAAGCTGGTCCGGGTGCTGATGCTCGGGCCGGTGGTGCTGGCGCTCTCGCTCCTCGCCCCGCGCCTGCCGGCGGCGGGAGCGACCGCCGAGCCTGCTGGGGGAAGCGCCCCCGGGAGCGCCCGGCGCCGGCCCGGCTTCTTCAAGCTGGTCCCGTGGTTCATCCTCGGCTTCCTGGCCCTGGCGAGCCTGCGCTCGCTCGGGCTGATCCCGGACGCCTGGGTCGCGCCGATCTCCCGCCTCGCCGGCTTCCTCACCATCGTGTCGATGGCCGCGCTCGGCCTCGGGGTGGACGTGCGCGTGCTGGCCCAGGTCGGCGGCCGGGTCACGGTGGCGGTCACCGCCTCGCTCCTCGTGCTGCTGGCCATCGCCGTCCTGCTCATCCGCGGCCTCGGGATCGGCTGA
- a CDS encoding NAD(P)-dependent oxidoreductase, producing the protein MPKVIISEFMDEAAIAAELAGLDVQYDPGLVDRPGDLAAAVARADALIVRNRTQVRGPLLDAARDLKVVGRLGVGLDNIDVPACRARGIAVYPATGANDGAVAEYVVATAMLLLRGAYGASAAVAAGAWPRNALMGREIAGKRLGLVGFGSIARETARRAAALGMTVAAHDPFVAAGDPAWNPAYGPVQSQALDALIAQSDVLSLHVPLTDQTRGLIDAAALARMPAGAILINAARGGVVDEAAVAQALRSGHLGGAALDVFDREPLDAAAGAVFADVPNLILTPHIAGVTQESNVRVSAVTAAAVRRHLTER; encoded by the coding sequence ATGCCCAAGGTCATCATCAGCGAGTTCATGGACGAGGCCGCGATCGCGGCCGAGCTCGCCGGCCTCGACGTGCAGTACGATCCCGGCCTCGTCGACCGGCCCGGGGACCTCGCCGCCGCCGTGGCCCGGGCCGACGCCCTGATCGTGCGCAACCGGACCCAGGTCCGCGGCCCTCTGCTCGACGCCGCCCGCGACCTCAAGGTCGTCGGCCGCCTCGGCGTCGGCCTCGACAACATCGACGTCCCGGCCTGCCGGGCGCGCGGCATCGCGGTCTACCCGGCCACCGGCGCCAACGACGGCGCGGTCGCCGAGTACGTGGTCGCCACCGCGATGCTGCTCCTGCGCGGCGCCTACGGGGCGAGCGCCGCCGTCGCCGCCGGCGCGTGGCCGCGCAACGCCCTGATGGGCCGCGAGATCGCCGGCAAGCGCCTCGGCCTCGTCGGCTTCGGGTCGATCGCCCGCGAGACTGCCCGGAGGGCGGCGGCCCTCGGCATGACGGTCGCCGCCCACGACCCCTTCGTGGCCGCGGGCGACCCGGCCTGGAACCCGGCCTACGGCCCCGTGCAGAGCCAGGCGCTCGACGCGCTGATCGCGCAGAGCGACGTGCTCTCGCTGCACGTGCCGCTCACCGATCAGACCCGCGGGTTGATCGACGCGGCGGCGCTGGCCCGGATGCCTGCGGGCGCGATCCTGATCAACGCGGCCCGCGGCGGGGTGGTGGACGAGGCCGCCGTGGCGCAAGCCCTGCGCTCCGGCCATCTCGGCGGCGCGGCGCTGGACGTGTTCGACCGGGAGCCCCTCGACGCGGCGGCGGGCGCCGTCTTCGCCGACGTGCCGAACCTGATCCTCACGCCGCACATCGCCGGGGTGACGCAGGAATCGAACGTGCGCGTCTCCGCCGTCACGGCCGCGGCCGTCCGCCGCCATCTCACGGAGCGCTGA
- a CDS encoding sulfite exporter TauE/SafE family protein, giving the protein MNETLLLILCVGCAGVISGLTGFAFALIASGTLLSIRTPVEATALVLVCSILSQVISILRLRTWPPRGTAFAMILPGIVGAPIGIHLLHDLDPRFIKVAIGAFLVLYSGGVALLRADYRVGFGNRWSDGAIGFLGGVLGGIAGLSGALPTAWSLVRGWDPRTQRAVYQSFTLVMQVWALTILVYLDPLPPELLGDLALALPVVLVSVLAGLSLFARIDQRRFRTLVLALLAAIGLTTTALALPGLLQN; this is encoded by the coding sequence GTGAACGAGACGCTTCTCCTGATCCTGTGCGTCGGCTGCGCCGGCGTGATCTCGGGCCTGACGGGCTTCGCCTTCGCGCTGATCGCCTCCGGCACGCTGCTGTCGATCCGCACGCCCGTGGAGGCGACCGCCCTGGTGCTCGTCTGCAGCATCCTCTCGCAGGTGATCTCGATCCTGCGCCTGCGGACCTGGCCGCCGCGGGGCACCGCCTTCGCGATGATCCTGCCGGGCATCGTCGGCGCGCCGATCGGCATCCACCTGCTGCATGATCTCGATCCGCGCTTCATCAAGGTCGCGATCGGCGCCTTCCTTGTCCTCTACAGCGGCGGCGTCGCGCTGCTGCGCGCCGATTACCGGGTCGGCTTCGGCAATCGCTGGAGTGACGGCGCGATCGGCTTCCTGGGCGGCGTGCTGGGCGGGATCGCCGGCCTGTCCGGCGCCCTGCCGACGGCCTGGAGCCTCGTGCGCGGCTGGGATCCGCGCACCCAGCGGGCGGTCTACCAGTCCTTCACCCTGGTGATGCAGGTCTGGGCCCTGACGATCCTCGTCTATCTCGATCCGCTGCCGCCCGAGCTCCTCGGCGACCTCGCCCTGGCGCTGCCGGTGGTGCTGGTGAGCGTGCTCGCCGGGCTCTCGCTGTTCGCCCGGATCGACCAGCGCCGCTTCCGCACGCTCGTCCTCGCGCTGCTCGCCGCGATCGGCCTGACCACGACGGCCCTGGCGCTGCCCGGCCTGCTGCAGAACTGA
- a CDS encoding molybdopterin-dependent oxidoreductase, whose product MTDRGRRDFMRLSALGALAALGGVPRARAADGGTLPFGNGERPLVAYPGKRPLLQMTARPPQLETPFAVFDGGAITPNDAFFVRYHLADIPTEIDPQAFRVAVTGQVERPLSLSLADLKAMPQTEIVAVNQCSGNSRGFFEPRIAGGQLANGAMGCARWTGVPLKTVLDRAGVKAGAVQVAFNGLDGPVLPETPDFAKALTLDHARDGAVLLAWGMNGQDLPWLNGFPLRLVVPGYYGTYWVKHLDSIAVLDHPFEGFWMKTAYRIPDNPCACTEPGKAPDRTVPIGRLNVRSFLTNLTDGAPVKAGPVALRGIAFDGGSGIRDVAVSADDGRTWSAARLGQDLGPYAFRTWTAEVDLAPGAHALRVRATGNDGATQPMEPRWNPAGYMRNVVETTRVRAA is encoded by the coding sequence ATGACCGATCGCGGAAGACGGGACTTCATGCGGCTGAGCGCCCTCGGCGCCCTCGCCGCGCTCGGGGGCGTGCCGCGCGCACGGGCGGCCGACGGGGGGACGCTGCCCTTCGGCAACGGCGAGCGGCCGCTCGTGGCCTATCCGGGCAAGCGGCCGCTCCTGCAGATGACCGCGCGCCCGCCGCAGCTGGAGACGCCGTTCGCGGTCTTCGACGGGGGCGCGATCACGCCGAACGACGCGTTCTTCGTCCGCTACCACCTCGCCGACATCCCGACCGAGATCGACCCGCAGGCCTTCCGCGTCGCCGTGACCGGGCAGGTCGAGCGCCCGCTCTCCCTGTCGCTCGCCGACCTCAAGGCGATGCCCCAGACCGAGATCGTCGCGGTCAACCAGTGCTCGGGCAATTCCCGCGGCTTCTTCGAGCCGCGCATCGCCGGCGGCCAGCTCGCCAACGGCGCCATGGGCTGCGCCCGCTGGACCGGCGTGCCGCTCAAGACGGTGCTCGACCGGGCCGGCGTGAAGGCCGGCGCCGTGCAGGTCGCCTTCAACGGCCTCGACGGGCCGGTCCTGCCCGAGACGCCGGACTTCGCCAAGGCGCTGACCCTCGACCACGCCCGGGACGGCGCGGTGCTGCTCGCCTGGGGCATGAACGGGCAGGACCTGCCCTGGCTCAACGGCTTCCCGCTCCGCCTCGTGGTGCCGGGCTACTACGGCACCTACTGGGTCAAGCACCTCGACAGCATCGCCGTCCTCGATCACCCCTTCGAGGGCTTCTGGATGAAGACGGCCTACCGCATCCCCGACAATCCCTGCGCCTGCACCGAGCCCGGCAAGGCGCCGGACAGGACCGTCCCGATCGGCCGCCTCAACGTCCGCTCCTTCCTGACGAACCTGACCGACGGCGCGCCGGTGAAGGCGGGTCCGGTCGCCCTGCGGGGCATCGCGTTCGACGGCGGCTCGGGCATCCGGGACGTCGCGGTCTCGGCCGACGACGGCCGGACCTGGAGCGCGGCCCGGCTCGGCCAGGATCTCGGCCCCTACGCCTTCCGCACCTGGACCGCGGAGGTCGATCTCGCGCCGGGCGCCCACGCCCTGCGCGTGCGGGCCACGGGCAACGACGGCGCGACCCAGCCGATGGAGCCGCGCTGGAACCCCGCCGGCTACATGCGCAACGTCGTCGAGACGACCCGCGTGCGCGCGGCCTAG
- a CDS encoding UxaA family hydrolase translates to MSSHAASGAGRRKPHLLAHSPQDNVAVAVIEGLSASTDAFGVVTENDSTFEVHVRHDIPIGHKVALTDLKAGDTAIKYGQDIGKVIKDVAKGEHVHVHNVKTKRW, encoded by the coding sequence ATGAGCAGCCACGCCGCGTCCGGCGCGGGGCGCCGCAAGCCGCATCTTCTCGCCCATTCCCCCCAGGACAACGTCGCCGTCGCGGTGATCGAGGGCCTGAGCGCGAGCACCGACGCCTTCGGGGTGGTCACCGAGAACGACAGCACCTTCGAGGTCCATGTCCGCCACGACATCCCGATCGGCCACAAGGTCGCGCTCACCGACCTGAAGGCCGGCGACACGGCCATCAAGTACGGCCAGGACATCGGCAAGGTCATCAAGGACGTCGCCAAGGGCGAGCACGTCCACGTCCACAACGTCAAGACGAAGCGCTGGTGA
- a CDS encoding UxaA family hydrolase translates to MFKEAAQLEHEIATPFVGGAPDQFATKALATGRASENYTSATFMGWRRENGRVGVRNHVVLLPLDDLSNAACEAVANNVKGTMALPHAYGRLQFGEDLDLHFRTLIGIGSNPNVAAVVVIGIEDQWTNRVVEGIAKTGKPVVGFGIEGHGDIAIVARASYQAKRFVQWATELQREECPIADLWVSTKCGESDTTTGLASCPTVGNMYDKLIPHGIYGVFGETSEITGAEHLCRERAISPEVSDKWYTMWKAYQDDVIEAHKTDDLSDSQPTKGNIAGGLTTIEEKALGNLEKIGHECRFIDALQPAEAPAKGPGLYFMDTSSAAAECVTLMAAAGYVVHTFPTGQGNVIGNPIVPVIKITGNPRTVRTMGEHIDVDVSGVLTREMTIPQAGDALIDMVVRTANGRLTAAESLGHREFVMTKLYRSA, encoded by the coding sequence ATGTTCAAGGAAGCCGCTCAGCTCGAACACGAGATCGCCACCCCCTTCGTCGGCGGTGCGCCCGATCAGTTCGCCACCAAGGCGCTCGCGACCGGGCGCGCCTCGGAGAACTACACCTCCGCCACCTTCATGGGCTGGCGCCGGGAGAACGGCCGGGTCGGCGTGCGCAACCACGTCGTGCTCCTGCCGCTGGACGACCTGTCCAACGCCGCCTGCGAGGCGGTCGCCAACAATGTGAAGGGCACGATGGCGCTGCCCCACGCCTACGGCCGGCTCCAGTTCGGCGAGGACCTGGACCTCCACTTCCGCACCCTGATCGGCATCGGCTCGAACCCGAACGTCGCCGCCGTCGTGGTGATCGGCATCGAGGACCAGTGGACCAACCGCGTGGTCGAGGGCATCGCCAAGACCGGCAAGCCGGTCGTCGGCTTCGGCATCGAGGGCCACGGCGACATCGCGATCGTCGCCAGGGCGAGCTACCAGGCCAAGCGCTTCGTGCAGTGGGCCACCGAGCTCCAACGCGAGGAATGCCCGATCGCCGACCTCTGGGTCTCGACCAAGTGCGGCGAGTCCGACACCACCACCGGCCTCGCCTCCTGCCCCACCGTCGGCAACATGTACGACAAGCTGATCCCGCACGGGATCTACGGGGTGTTCGGCGAGACCTCGGAGATCACCGGCGCGGAGCACCTCTGTCGCGAGCGGGCGATCAGCCCGGAAGTCTCCGACAAGTGGTACACGATGTGGAAGGCCTACCAGGACGACGTGATCGAGGCCCACAAGACCGACGATCTCTCGGACTCGCAGCCGACCAAGGGCAACATCGCGGGCGGCCTCACCACGATCGAGGAGAAGGCGCTCGGCAACCTCGAGAAGATCGGCCACGAGTGCCGGTTCATCGACGCGCTGCAGCCCGCGGAGGCGCCCGCCAAGGGGCCCGGCCTGTACTTCATGGACACGTCCTCGGCGGCGGCCGAGTGCGTCACCCTGATGGCGGCGGCCGGCTACGTGGTGCACACCTTCCCGACCGGCCAGGGCAACGTCATCGGCAACCCGATCGTCCCGGTGATCAAGATCACCGGCAATCCCCGGACCGTGCGGACCATGGGCGAGCATATCGACGTCGACGTCTCGGGTGTGCTCACCCGTGAGATGACGATCCCGCAGGCCGGCGACGCGCTCATCGACATGGTGGTGCGCACCGCCAACGGCCGGCTCACGGCGGCCGAGTCCCTCGGCCACCGGGAATTCGTGATGACGAAGCTCTACCGCAGCGCCTGA
- a CDS encoding cation:dicarboxylate symporter family transporter yields MRLLRSIYGQVLLGIALGIAVGVVAPDFAVGCKILGDMFINLIKMIVAPVIFCTVVVGIAHVGDMKSVGRMGLKTILYFEVATTVALAAGLLFVNLLRPGDGVNATVDSLDAKLVAGIAGKAHAQSPMEIVANIIPHSAVDAFAKGDLIQVMFFSVLVGMGLAMLGRRGEFPLKVVHAFGDVLMKVVGLIMHFAPIGAFGAMAFTIGKFGLGILAQYGMLIVSLYLTFIVFIAVFLGGVMRFYVGLSLWKLFRYSREELFILLGTTSSESVLPRIMAKLNGLGVDKSVTGLVMPAGLSFNMDGSCIYLTMAIGFIAQALNVPLTWEQELGILAIALVTSKGVAGVAGAILFVLAATLQASQLLPVAGIALIIGVDRILNELRCVTNAVGNMVATLVIARWEGKIDLAHARAVLDGRITPNLDLLDDEDEAADAIPAREPAAASRRPLPAAVPAT; encoded by the coding sequence ATGAGGCTGCTTCGGTCGATCTACGGCCAGGTCCTGCTCGGCATCGCGCTGGGCATCGCGGTCGGGGTGGTGGCCCCCGATTTCGCCGTGGGCTGCAAGATCCTCGGCGACATGTTCATCAACCTGATCAAGATGATCGTCGCCCCCGTGATCTTCTGCACGGTCGTGGTCGGCATCGCGCATGTCGGCGACATGAAGAGCGTCGGCCGGATGGGCCTGAAGACCATCCTGTACTTCGAGGTCGCCACGACCGTGGCGCTCGCCGCGGGCCTCCTGTTCGTCAACCTGCTGCGGCCGGGCGACGGCGTGAACGCCACGGTCGACAGCCTCGACGCCAAGCTGGTCGCCGGCATCGCCGGCAAGGCCCACGCGCAGTCGCCGATGGAGATCGTCGCCAACATCATCCCGCACAGCGCGGTCGACGCCTTCGCCAAGGGCGACCTGATCCAGGTGATGTTCTTCTCGGTGCTCGTCGGCATGGGTCTGGCGATGCTCGGCCGGCGCGGCGAGTTCCCGCTCAAGGTGGTCCACGCCTTCGGCGACGTGCTGATGAAGGTCGTCGGCCTGATCATGCACTTCGCGCCGATCGGAGCCTTCGGGGCGATGGCCTTCACCATCGGCAAGTTCGGGCTCGGCATCCTCGCCCAGTACGGGATGCTGATCGTCTCCCTCTACCTGACCTTCATCGTGTTCATCGCGGTCTTCCTCGGCGGCGTGATGCGCTTCTACGTCGGCCTGAGCCTGTGGAAGCTGTTCCGCTACAGCCGGGAGGAGCTGTTCATCCTGCTCGGCACCACGAGCTCGGAATCGGTGCTGCCGCGGATCATGGCCAAGCTCAACGGCCTCGGGGTCGACAAGAGCGTCACCGGCCTCGTGATGCCCGCCGGCCTGTCCTTCAACATGGACGGCTCGTGCATCTACCTGACCATGGCGATCGGCTTCATCGCCCAGGCTCTCAACGTGCCGCTGACCTGGGAGCAGGAGCTCGGCATCCTCGCCATCGCGCTGGTGACCTCGAAGGGCGTGGCAGGCGTGGCCGGCGCCATCCTGTTCGTGCTCGCCGCGACGCTCCAGGCCTCGCAGCTCCTGCCGGTGGCGGGCATCGCCCTGATCATCGGGGTGGACCGCATCCTGAACGAGCTGCGCTGCGTGACCAACGCGGTCGGCAACATGGTGGCGACCCTCGTGATCGCCCGCTGGGAGGGCAAGATCGACCTCGCCCACGCCCGGGCGGTGCTCGACGGCCGCATCACCCCGAACCTCGACCTTCTCGACGACGAGGACGAGGCGGCGGACGCGATCCCCGCCCGCGAGCCGGCGGCGGCCTCGCGCCGCCCCCTCCCCGCTGCCGTGCCGGCGACCTGA
- a CDS encoding ABC transporter substrate-binding protein → MRRRDVLAGAAAFLASPVPGRADEVGAVAIARQPSLGHLPLMLMEEQGLLQKAAAARGVAGLQARYLTLAGGAAMNDALLSGTIQFAAGGVPPLVLLWSKTEGTAMAVKGVAAMNSMPLLMNTSNPKVHRLADFTDRDKIALPAVKVSVQAMFLQMAAEKELGAGRRNDLDRLTVTLSHPDGMAALLGGSEVTAHFTAAPIQELELRRPGIRTVLNSFDVLGEPSTFNVVWASSAFAGANPRVVAAFNAALDDALAAITADPSEAARAYVRLARNGSDVGLITEILKDPQVSFTATPRAVGKVADFMARTGTIRRRPESWKDLFFAGVHDKAGS, encoded by the coding sequence ATGCGCAGACGCGACGTTCTGGCCGGGGCAGCGGCGTTCCTGGCGAGTCCCGTCCCGGGGCGGGCCGACGAGGTCGGCGCGGTGGCGATCGCCCGCCAGCCGAGCCTCGGCCACCTGCCGCTGATGCTGATGGAGGAGCAGGGCCTGCTCCAGAAGGCCGCGGCCGCCCGCGGCGTGGCGGGGCTCCAGGCGCGCTACCTCACCCTCGCGGGCGGGGCGGCGATGAACGACGCCCTGCTCTCCGGGACGATCCAGTTCGCGGCCGGCGGCGTGCCGCCCCTCGTGCTGCTCTGGTCGAAGACCGAGGGCACCGCCATGGCGGTGAAGGGCGTGGCGGCGATGAACAGCATGCCGCTCCTGATGAACACCAGCAATCCGAAGGTGCACCGGCTCGCCGACTTCACCGACCGGGACAAGATCGCGCTCCCCGCCGTGAAGGTCTCGGTCCAGGCGATGTTCCTGCAGATGGCCGCCGAGAAGGAGCTCGGCGCAGGCCGCCGCAACGACCTCGACCGGCTCACCGTCACCCTCTCCCATCCCGACGGCATGGCGGCGCTCCTCGGGGGCAGCGAGGTGACGGCCCATTTCACCGCCGCGCCGATCCAGGAGCTGGAGCTGCGCCGGCCCGGCATCCGCACGGTGCTGAACAGCTTCGACGTGCTGGGCGAACCCTCGACCTTCAACGTCGTCTGGGCGTCCTCGGCCTTCGCGGGCGCCAATCCCCGTGTCGTCGCGGCTTTCAACGCCGCCCTGGACGACGCGCTCGCCGCGATCACGGCCGATCCGTCGGAGGCGGCGCGCGCCTACGTGCGGCTCGCCCGCAACGGGAGCGATGTCGGGCTGATCACCGAGATCCTGAAGGACCCGCAGGTCTCCTTCACGGCGACGCCCCGGGCGGTCGGAAAGGTCGCCGACTTCATGGCCCGCACCGGCACGATCCGTCGCCGGCCGGAGAGCTGGAAGGACCTGTTCTTCGCGGGCGTCCACGACAAGGCGGGCAGCTGA
- a CDS encoding GntR family transcriptional regulator, with translation MLDTTFDALPTDGALRRHAMERSGEGQAGSGRADSGRADSGRAGAVGFRPLYRQVYDTLLKRLADAVWQPGQILPSEGQLAAELGVSQGTVRKALDALTADSLLVRRQGRGTFVADHDDKQSVFRFLKLRPDGDGTGMPTSRVTGIAEAAASADERGRLDLVRSARVVRIERVRAVDAKLCVVETISVPAGLFPGIAQIELPNTLYSLYATRYGITIATANERLKAVAIGPREAELLQVPAGTPALEIDRVAIDLEERPVEWRLSTCLTQDIHYLSVLR, from the coding sequence GTGCTGGACACAACCTTCGACGCTCTACCCACGGATGGGGCTCTGCGTCGTCACGCGATGGAACGGTCAGGCGAAGGGCAGGCAGGTTCGGGGCGCGCAGACTCGGGGCGCGCAGACTCGGGACGCGCCGGCGCGGTCGGCTTCCGCCCGCTCTACCGGCAGGTCTACGACACGCTGCTGAAGCGCCTGGCCGACGCGGTCTGGCAGCCCGGCCAGATCCTTCCGAGCGAGGGGCAGCTCGCCGCCGAGCTGGGCGTCAGCCAGGGGACGGTGCGCAAGGCGCTCGACGCGCTCACCGCCGACAGCCTGCTGGTGCGCCGCCAGGGCCGCGGGACGTTCGTGGCCGACCACGACGACAAGCAGAGCGTCTTCCGCTTCCTGAAGCTGCGGCCGGACGGCGACGGCACCGGCATGCCCACGAGCCGGGTCACGGGGATCGCGGAGGCGGCCGCCAGCGCCGACGAGCGCGGGCGGCTCGACCTCGTGCGGTCCGCCCGCGTGGTCCGGATCGAGCGCGTGCGCGCCGTCGACGCCAAGCTGTGCGTGGTCGAGACGATCAGCGTGCCCGCCGGCCTGTTCCCGGGCATCGCCCAGATCGAGCTGCCGAACACCCTCTACAGCCTCTACGCCACCCGCTACGGCATCACGATCGCCACCGCCAACGAGCGCCTGAAGGCCGTGGCGATCGGGCCCCGCGAGGCCGAGCTGCTCCAGGTGCCCGCCGGAACCCCCGCCCTCGAGATCGACCGCGTCGCCATCGACCTCGAGGAGCGGCCGGTCGAGTGGCGCCTCTCGACCTGCCTGACGCAGGACATCCACTACCTCTCGGTCCTTCGCTGA
- a CDS encoding Ldh family oxidoreductase gives MPNLTLSEAEALAADALVRCGTAEAAARSVARALVGAEADGLKGHGLSRVAPYAAQVRAGKVAGDAVPLASRPRPGLLAIDAAHGFAYPAIDLALEALPGVARQQGVAAAGIRRSHHCGAAGRPVEALAEQGCVALLFANTPAAMAPWGGRQAVFGTNPLAFACPLPGRAPIVVDLALSKVARANIVGAAKRGEPIPEGWALDAEGRPTTDATAALDGTMVPLGDAKGTALALMVELLAAGLVGARFAGEASSFLDAAGDPPGTGQLILALDASALSPDAPERFAALAGAIEAQDGARLPGSRRLGLRRRAAEAGLDVAEALVAEIRAL, from the coding sequence ATGCCGAACCTGACCCTGTCGGAGGCCGAGGCCCTCGCCGCCGACGCCCTCGTCCGCTGCGGCACGGCCGAGGCCGCGGCCCGGAGCGTCGCCCGCGCCCTGGTCGGCGCCGAGGCGGACGGGCTCAAGGGCCACGGCCTGTCGCGGGTCGCGCCCTACGCGGCGCAGGTGCGTGCCGGGAAGGTCGCGGGCGACGCGGTCCCGCTTGCGTCGCGCCCGCGGCCGGGCCTGCTCGCGATCGACGCCGCCCACGGCTTCGCCTACCCGGCGATCGACCTCGCCCTGGAGGCGCTGCCGGGCGTCGCGCGCCAGCAGGGCGTGGCGGCGGCGGGCATCCGCCGCTCACACCATTGCGGCGCGGCCGGCCGCCCGGTCGAGGCCCTGGCCGAGCAGGGCTGCGTCGCCCTGCTCTTCGCCAACACGCCCGCCGCGATGGCCCCCTGGGGCGGGCGTCAGGCGGTGTTCGGCACCAACCCGCTGGCCTTCGCCTGCCCGCTGCCGGGCCGCGCGCCGATCGTGGTCGACCTCGCCCTGTCGAAGGTGGCCCGCGCCAACATCGTCGGGGCGGCCAAGCGCGGCGAGCCGATCCCCGAGGGCTGGGCCCTCGACGCGGAGGGACGCCCGACGACCGACGCCACGGCCGCCCTCGACGGCACCATGGTGCCGCTGGGCGACGCCAAGGGGACGGCGCTCGCCCTGATGGTCGAGCTGCTGGCCGCCGGGCTCGTCGGCGCGCGCTTCGCCGGTGAAGCCTCCTCGTTCCTCGACGCCGCGGGCGACCCGCCGGGCACCGGGCAGCTGATCCTCGCCCTCGACGCTTCGGCGCTCAGCCCGGACGCGCCGGAGCGCTTCGCGGCGCTGGCCGGCGCGATCGAGGCGCAGGACGGCGCCCGGCTCCCGGGCAGCCGCCGGCTCGGGCTCCGCCGCCGGGCCGCTGAGGCGGGCCTCGACGTGGCCGAAGCCCTCGTGGCCGAGATCCGGGCGCTGTGA